A single window of Archangium gephyra DNA harbors:
- a CDS encoding ATP-dependent helicase — translation MATRTYTLKAATATPAPRIDYERLLNEEQLLAVEAGEGPVLVIAGAGSGKTRTLTFRVARLLERGIPPEGVLLLTFTNRAAREMTRRVEELAGAFADVRQLLSGTFHHAAHVLLRQHAGAIGFSRDFTVLDREDARDLMSSCIAERKLPRERRFPKAEVVLDLVSMAANLQLSVAEVLVERRPQFLPVAEDVLAVARRFAERKGRMHLMDFDDLLVMLKRLLVDNPIIREQLVDRFHCVLVDEYQDTNRLQGELVDLLAGERRNLTAVGDDCQSIYSFRGADFTNIIDFPKRYPGCGIYPLTRNYRSTPEILRLANASISLNQRQFSKQLISSRPPGAVPVLACTLDLDQQAAFVAQRVLELRDGGMPLEQMAVLYRAHSHSIELQLELVRRGIPFRVRSGVRFFEQIHVKDVLAHLRLVGNQRDELALKRIVKLVPGIGPAKAEALWEALLALPPELSLVEGLARPEVQAEVPRKAAAGFARLIQLLERLGAPGSNMTPGQMIQDVLAGGYGEYLRTEFPEEERREDDIRRLAEFAARFEELPRFLSEIALVAEFSAREATGEPPAESLTLSTVHQSKGLEWQAVFVISLAEGRFPFPGAVSTPDEEEEERRLFYVAATRAKDELALCYPISAVLRGGERAVLRLSRFVEELPVGEEAPYDRLIVETRTAQPGS, via the coding sequence ATGGCCACCCGCACGTACACGCTGAAGGCCGCGACGGCGACTCCCGCGCCGCGGATCGACTATGAGCGGCTGCTCAACGAGGAGCAGCTGCTGGCGGTGGAGGCAGGGGAGGGGCCCGTCCTGGTCATCGCTGGAGCGGGCTCGGGCAAGACGCGCACGCTGACGTTCCGGGTGGCGCGGCTGCTGGAGCGGGGCATCCCTCCCGAGGGCGTGCTGCTGCTCACCTTCACCAACAGGGCCGCGCGGGAGATGACGCGGCGGGTGGAGGAGCTGGCCGGGGCCTTCGCGGACGTGCGCCAGTTGCTGAGCGGCACCTTCCACCACGCGGCGCACGTGCTGCTGCGCCAGCACGCGGGGGCCATCGGCTTCTCGCGCGACTTCACGGTGCTGGATCGCGAGGATGCGCGCGACCTGATGTCCTCGTGCATCGCCGAGCGCAAGCTGCCCCGCGAGCGGCGCTTCCCCAAGGCCGAGGTGGTGTTGGATCTGGTCTCCATGGCCGCCAACCTGCAACTGTCGGTGGCCGAGGTGCTGGTGGAGCGCCGGCCGCAGTTCCTCCCCGTGGCCGAGGACGTGCTCGCGGTGGCCCGCCGCTTCGCCGAGCGCAAGGGCCGCATGCACCTGATGGACTTCGATGATCTGCTGGTGATGCTCAAGCGGCTGCTCGTCGACAACCCCATCATCCGCGAGCAGCTCGTGGACCGCTTCCATTGCGTGCTGGTGGACGAGTACCAGGACACCAACCGGTTGCAGGGCGAGCTCGTGGATCTGCTCGCCGGCGAGCGCCGCAACCTCACCGCGGTGGGCGACGACTGCCAGTCCATCTACAGCTTCCGGGGCGCGGACTTCACCAACATCATCGACTTCCCCAAGCGCTACCCGGGCTGCGGCATCTACCCGCTCACCCGCAACTACCGCTCCACGCCGGAGATCCTCCGGTTGGCCAACGCTTCCATCTCGCTCAACCAGCGCCAGTTCTCCAAGCAGCTCATCTCCTCGCGGCCCCCGGGGGCGGTGCCGGTGCTCGCGTGCACCCTGGACCTGGATCAGCAGGCCGCCTTCGTGGCCCAGCGGGTGCTGGAGCTGCGCGACGGGGGCATGCCCCTGGAGCAGATGGCGGTGCTGTACCGCGCCCACAGCCACTCCATCGAGCTGCAACTGGAGCTGGTCCGCCGGGGCATCCCCTTCCGGGTGCGCTCGGGCGTGCGCTTCTTCGAGCAGATCCACGTGAAGGACGTGCTCGCCCACCTGCGGCTGGTGGGCAATCAGCGGGACGAGCTGGCCCTCAAGCGCATCGTCAAGCTGGTGCCCGGCATCGGTCCGGCCAAGGCCGAGGCCCTCTGGGAGGCATTGCTCGCCCTGCCGCCGGAGCTGTCGCTCGTGGAGGGCCTGGCCCGCCCCGAGGTCCAGGCCGAGGTGCCCCGCAAGGCCGCCGCGGGCTTCGCCCGGCTGATCCAGCTCCTGGAGCGGTTGGGAGCCCCTGGGTCAAATATGACACCGGGGCAGATGATCCAGGACGTGCTGGCGGGAGGCTACGGCGAGTACCTGCGGACGGAGTTCCCGGAAGAGGAGCGGCGCGAGGACGACATCCGCCGGCTGGCGGAGTTCGCCGCGCGCTTCGAGGAGCTGCCGCGTTTCCTGTCGGAGATCGCGCTGGTGGCCGAATTCTCGGCCCGTGAGGCGACGGGAGAGCCGCCGGCCGAGAGCCTCACGCTGTCCACGGTGCACCAGTCCAAGGGCCTGGAATGGCAGGCGGTTTTCGTCATCTCGCTGGCCGAGGGCCGTTTCCCCTTTCCCGGAGCCGTCAGCACACCGGACGAGGAGGAAGAGGAGCGCCGGCTCTTCTACGTGGCGGCCACTCGCGCCAAGGATGAGCTGGCGTTGTGCTACCCGATCTCCGCGGTCCTGCGAGGAGGCGAGCGGGCGGTCCTCCGCCTTTCCCGCTTCGTCGAGGAGCTACCGGTAGGCGAGGAGGCGCCCTACGACCGGCTGATCGTGGAGACGAGAACTGCGCAACCCGGCTCCTGA
- a CDS encoding Hsp70 family protein: MADRPRIIGIDLGTTNTLVASVKNRIPKIVPTDRGNLILPSVVALSGKGELLVGGVAKDQMVTNPKNTLYGTKRLIGRKYQSKVVDDLKGYFKYDIVEAPDGDAAVTLGGRMYTLPEVSSFILKQLKTIAEQFLGGPIDEAVISVPAYYTDSQRQAVKEAGKLAGFNVKRIVNEPTAAALAYGFNRGLDQKILVYDLGGGTFDVSVLHLTGNVFEVLATGGDTFLGGVDFDNRVMDYVLEKFWEETKVDLSQSPIAMQRIKNAAEAAKIDLTLIPNVVIDLPYIEERKGKPLDLRIPLTRENLNALTMDLVDRTFEICDRVLAEKGINRSEIDEIILVGGQSRMPLVQQRIQEHFGKPARKGVHPDECVALGAALLADSLGTIDSVTLLDAVSMPIGYALPNGRVRRVIEKNSIIPLVKSFRLPPPKDPGSPFIEMDIFQGDSDLMVDNEYLGTLRVPAESAGRKIDFRLNEECLLQVMVEEPGGPRRIELATRDTPELLKKELARVAEERAQKAEQAASTPSSHQEGSGLFSKVKSIFRRG, from the coding sequence ATGGCGGACAGACCTCGCATCATCGGGATTGATCTGGGAACGACCAACACACTGGTCGCGTCCGTGAAGAACCGCATCCCGAAGATCGTCCCCACGGACCGTGGAAACCTGATCCTTCCCTCGGTGGTGGCGCTCTCCGGCAAGGGCGAGCTGTTGGTGGGTGGTGTGGCCAAGGATCAGATGGTCACCAACCCCAAGAACACGCTCTACGGGACCAAGCGCCTCATCGGCCGCAAGTACCAGTCGAAGGTCGTCGATGACCTGAAGGGTTACTTCAAGTACGACATCGTCGAGGCTCCGGACGGTGACGCGGCGGTGACCCTGGGCGGGCGCATGTACACGCTGCCCGAGGTCTCCAGCTTCATCCTCAAGCAGCTCAAGACGATCGCCGAGCAGTTCCTGGGCGGCCCCATCGACGAGGCCGTCATCTCCGTGCCGGCGTACTACACGGACAGCCAGCGCCAGGCGGTGAAGGAGGCCGGCAAGCTCGCGGGCTTCAACGTCAAGCGCATCGTCAACGAGCCCACCGCGGCGGCGCTCGCCTACGGCTTCAACCGCGGGTTGGATCAGAAGATCCTCGTGTACGACCTGGGCGGTGGCACCTTCGACGTCTCGGTGCTGCACCTGACGGGCAACGTCTTCGAGGTGCTGGCCACCGGCGGTGACACCTTCCTGGGCGGTGTCGACTTCGACAACCGGGTGATGGACTACGTGCTCGAGAAGTTCTGGGAGGAGACCAAGGTCGACCTCTCGCAGAGCCCCATCGCCATGCAGCGCATCAAGAACGCGGCCGAGGCGGCGAAGATCGATCTGACGCTCATCCCCAACGTGGTCATCGACTTGCCCTACATCGAGGAGCGCAAGGGCAAGCCGTTGGATCTGCGGATTCCCCTGACGCGCGAGAACCTCAACGCGCTCACCATGGATCTGGTGGATCGCACGTTCGAGATCTGCGACCGGGTGCTGGCGGAGAAGGGCATCAACCGCTCGGAGATCGACGAGATCATCCTGGTGGGCGGGCAGAGCCGCATGCCGCTGGTGCAGCAGCGGATTCAGGAGCACTTCGGCAAGCCGGCGCGCAAGGGCGTGCACCCGGACGAGTGCGTGGCCCTGGGCGCCGCGCTGCTGGCGGACTCGCTGGGCACCATCGACTCGGTGACGCTGCTGGACGCGGTGTCCATGCCCATCGGCTACGCGCTGCCCAACGGGCGCGTGCGCCGGGTCATCGAGAAGAACTCCATCATCCCGCTGGTGAAGAGCTTCCGGCTGCCTCCTCCCAAGGATCCGGGCTCGCCCTTCATCGAGATGGACATCTTCCAGGGCGACAGCGACCTGATGGTGGACAACGAGTACCTGGGCACGCTTCGGGTGCCGGCGGAGTCGGCGGGGCGGAAGATCGACTTCCGGCTCAACGAGGAGTGCCTGCTGCAGGTCATGGTCGAGGAGCCGGGCGGCCCCCGGCGGATCGAGCTGGCCACGCGGGACACGCCCGAGCTGCTCAAGAAGGAGTTGGCGCGGGTGGCCGAGGAGCGGGCCCAGAAGGCCGAGCAGGCGGCGTCCACGCCGTCTTCCCACCAGGAGGGCAGCGGGCTGTTCTCCAAGGTCAAGAGCATCTTCCGTAGGGGGTAG